The Neovison vison isolate M4711 chromosome 5, ASM_NN_V1, whole genome shotgun sequence genome includes a region encoding these proteins:
- the RPL21 gene encoding 60S ribosomal protein L21: protein MTNTKGKRRGTRYMFSRPFRKHGVVPLATYMRIYKKGDIVDIKGMGTVQKGMPHKCYHGKTGRVYNVTQHAVGIVVNKQVKGKILAKRINVRIEHIKHSKSRDSFLKRVKENDQKKKEAKEKGTWVQLKRQPAPPREAHFVRTNGKEPELLEPIPYEFMA from the exons ATGACCAAcacaaagggaaagaggagaggtaCCCGGTACATGTTCTCTAGGCCTTTTAGAAAACATG GAGTTGTTCCTTTGGCCACATACATGCGAATCTACAAGAAAGGTGATATTGTGGACATCAAG GGAATGGGCACTGTTCAAAAGGGAATGCCCCACAAATGTTACCATGGCAAAACTGGAAGAGTCTACAATGTTACTCAGCATGCTGTTGGTATTGTTGTAAACAAACAAGTAAA GGGCAAGATTCTTGCCAAGAGAATTAATGTCCGCATTGAGCATATTAAACATTCAAAGAGCCGAGATAGCTTCCTGAAGCGTGTAaaggaaaatgatcagaaaaagaaggaagccaaagagaaaggTACTTGGGTTCAGCTGAAGCGTCAG ccTGCTCCACCCAGAGAAGCACATTTTGTGAGAACCAATGGAAAAGAGCCCGAACTGCTGGAACCCATTCCCTATGAATTCATGGcatga
- the LOC122906956 gene encoding ras-like protein family member 11A: MRPPTMSGHCLLAPIPESSSDCLLPKDIKLAVLGAGRVGKSAMIVRFLTKRFIGDYEPNTGKLYSRLVYIEGDQLSLQIQDTPGGIQVQDNLTQVVDSLSKCVQWAEGFLLVYSITDYDSYQSIRPLYHHIRKVHPDSRAPVIIVGNKGDLLHARQVQTHDGIQLANELGSLFLEISTSENYEDVCDVFQHLCKEVSKLHSLSGERRRASIIPRPRSPNMQDLKRRFKQALSSKVKSPSALG, translated from the exons ATGCGGCCGCCAACCATGTCTGGGCACTGTTTGCTCGCGCCCATCCCCGAGTCTTCCTCCGACTGCCTCCTGCCCAAGGACATCAAGCTGGCCGTGCTGGGCGCCGGCCGGGTGGGCAAGAGCG cAATGATCGTGCGCTTCCTGACCAAGAGATTCATCGGCGATTATGAACCGAATACAG GCAAATTGTATTCACGGCTGGTCTACATCGAGGGAGACCAGCTATCCCTGCAGATCCAGGACACCCCCGGGGGCATCCAG GTCCAAGACAACCTGACCCAAGTAGTTGATTCCCTGTCCAAGTGCGTGCAGTGGGCAGAGGGCTTTCTGCTGGTCTACTCCATCACAGACTATGACAGCTACCAGTCCATCCGCCCCCTTTACCACCACATCCGGAAGGTCCACCCTGACTCTAGGGCCCCTGTCATCATCGTGGGAAACAAGGGAGACCTTCTCCATGCCCGTCAGGTGCAAACACATGATGGCATTCAACTGGCCAATGAACTGGGCAGCCTGTTCCTTGAAATTTCCACCAGTGAAAACTATGAGGACGTCTGTGATGTGTTTCAGCATCTCTGTAAAGAGGTGAGCAAGCTGCACAGCCTCagcggggagaggaggagggcctCCATCATTCCCCGGCCGCGCTCTCCCAACATGCAAGACCTCAAGAGGCGCTTCAAACAGGCTCTGTCTTCCAAAGTGAAATCCCCCTCTGCACTGGGGTAA